Within Amedibacterium intestinale, the genomic segment ATTCTTTCTTTAGGAAGTCGTGTTGTGCTTGCTTATACACTCTCTGCTTTCCCTATGCTTGGTGTAAATGGAATTTGGGTTTCTGTCCCAATTGGATGGGCTTTGGCAGATGTTGTAGGAATATGGTGTTTTCAAAAACATAGAAAAAGATTGCTTTCTTCTATAGCAGTTTTATAAAATATCCGATAAAAAAGGGGCTGTGACAGATAAATCAAAGCTCTAAGGTAAAAAAATACACCCAATCCTATAAGGAAAAAGGTGTATTTTTTTGGTATAATTTATGTATGACAATTACTCAAATTAACCAACCAAATTATACAGCATATCAGCCATATATGCTACTGGATTTTGAATTTTCTTTTCAAAACGATGTCCTTAAGGATGATTTGAGTATCACGATCCTGGAAGTCTTGAGGAGGATTGATCTGAGTAAGTTCATAGATTTCCATCATCTTGATTCTCGTTCTTATGATCCTGTCATGATGCTGACCGTCATTCTTATGGCCTTCGCTGAAGACGGCTACGCTTCTTTACGCAAGCTGGAAAAACTTTGCCGCTATGATGTCCGTTATCGCAGTATCACAAACGGCTTCATTCCCAGCTACAAGAGCTTTGAACGCTTCATCAATAACACACTGAAAGAATCGATAGAAACCATTGCGAAAGAAATCTATCTGTATGTACAAGATGAAAAGGCATTGGAAGAACAGATTCTTTATATTGACGGGACGAAATTTGAGGCCAATGCCAATAAGATGACTTTCTGCTGGAGAGGCTGGAGCAAGCGTTATCTTCCAAGACACTGGCAGAAATGCATGGAACTGTTGAGACAGGTAAACCGATACTTTAAGAAACATGAAATCGATATACATTATTCGATTCTGAAATATCCAAATATCGAATATATGATAAAAATAGATGAAGCACTTGAAAACTGGCTGAAGGAAAAAGAACATATCCGAAAAGGCAGAGGAAAACACGAGATCGCAAAATTGTGCGATGAACTGAAGAAAAGTGCAGTCAAGATGTGGCAGTATGCCATACAGGAAGATATACTTGGAGAAAGAAACAGTTTCTCCAAGACGGATCCGGATGCCACATTCATGCATATGAAATATGATTATTATAATCATACGAATGTGTTCAAGCCTGGATATAATGTACAGATAGGAGTAAACAATGGGTACATCGCTTATCAGTATATCAGCAGTGATGCCAACGACATGAGAACCCTGCAGCCATTTACAGAAGGATACAAAGAACTGTATGGGCAGTATCCAAAGATGGAAGTAACGGATGCAGGATATGGGAGCTATGAAAACTACAGCTACTGTAAAAGCAAGGGGATCAAAGGCATATTGAAATATAGCGGATATGAAAAGAAGAAAGAAAAAGTAACTGACAAGAACCGTTATCAGCTGCGGCATATGGAACGCATGGAGGATGGAACACCAGTTTGTCCTGCAGGACATGTGTTTGAAAAAGAGCGAATCGGAGTAAATCTCCAGGGACAGTATCCAAAAATGACAGTGTATTATAGAAATAAAAACTGTTGTGGGTGTGCACAAAGAAATAAATGCACGACTTCAAAAAATGGAAGAAGTGCAAGGATCGTACCGGCATTAGAGAAGATGCATACAGAAATAGATGAATATCTAAAGAGCGAAGAAGGAAAGATGTTGATGAGGAAACGCAGCGCACAGGCAGAGGGGGCATTTGCGGATATCAAGCAGGACTTTGAATATGTGCGACTTCATCGACGAGGGGAAAGCGGAGTAAAAGTAGAATTGATTCTGGTATGTATAGGATATAACCTAAGAAAGTACCATAATCGAAAAAAGGTGAAAAATATGAATTAGTTTTCCACAATGAGCAGGGGGAAGATTGAAAAGCAAAGGTAGAAAATAGCTATTTTAAGGATAGTTGTTTTTAAAATACCCAAAAGCAGGAAGAATTATTAAAAAAAGCTGTGATTTTCGGAGAAACTATAATTTCTCTTACTCGTCACAGCCCCATAGTTTAAGCATACTATATACATATAAGCAGGATGTATTCCTGCTTTTCTAGTACTCTATGCGAATCTTATTTCATAAGTCTTTTAAATTTATCAAGAATTTCTTTAAAGTAAGTAAAGGCATCGTTGTATACATCATCACTTCTTGGGTCGACACCTGCATGAACAAGTTCATCGATTGGTGCTTCGCTTCCTCCTTTTGTTAGGAAGCTACGATATTCTTCTACATTTCCATTTAAGATTTGTTTTACAAAACTAATCGCAACGGCCATTCCAAGTGTATATTTATATACATAGAAATTATAGTAGAAATGAGGAATGTGATAACATGCATAGCGATACAACTCATCTACTTCAACGCTTTCTCCAAAGTAATCATGATTAATATCAAGGAAATATTGTGTTAAGTCTTTGGAAGAAACTGGTTTTCCTTCTTCAATCCATGCATGCAGTTTTGTTTCTAGTAATGCATACATTGGCTGACGATATAATGTTCCTATTAATTGTGTTAAAAGACTGTCTAGTAAATATGCCTGATATTGCTTATCATCGTTTGTTTTTAATAAATATTCATTTAACAATAATTCATTAACAGTCGAAGCTACCTCTGCCACAAAAATACGATAGCTGCTTAAAATCGGACGATTGTGCTTATGCGAATAGTAGGAATGCATAGAATGTCCCAGTTCATGCGCAAGCGTACTTAAGGAGTCATAAGAACCAGTAAAATTAGTTAAGATAAATGGTTTGGAGTCATGTGTTCCACTGGAATAAGCGCCGCTTCTTTTTCCTGGATGAGGCAAAAAATCAATCCATCGTTCTTTACGTGCAGTTTCTAGCATTTCGACATAGTCTTCCCCAAGAGGAGCCAATGCTTTTTTTAGAATAGAAAAACTTTCGTCAATACTGTAAGTGATATCAATATCCTTTACCATAGGTAAAAAGGTATCATAATAATGCTGGGTGTCTAAATGAAGTAGTTCTTTATGCAAAGCGAAATATTCATGCAGGTAAGAATGATATTTTTCGTTTGCCATATATAAAACTTTATCATAAAGCTTTTTATCTGCCCCATCTTCAAATAGGCTCGCTTCTAATGCAGAAGGGAAGTTTCTTAATTTCGCATTTACAACCTGTGTTTTCGCATGCCCGCCTAATAAATTAATAAATAAATTTTGGTAACGTTTATATTCTTGAAAATAGTTTTGAAACGCCTCTTTTCGAACATTGCTGTCTGGGTGTAATAAAAACTTGTTTAATGTTCCTCCGTTTAAAAATTCTTCTTTTCCATCTATGTGAACAGGTTGAAATTCCATTCGAAAAGAAGAATAGGACTCTTCTGGAACTCTTGTGATTCCACTGTATTGAGCCATGATATCTTCAATTTCTTCACTTTGACGATGGGGAATCGTACGCCATATTTCTTCCATTGGATAGGTAAAGTCTTCACAGTCCTTTTCTTTTAAATACTGTTCAATGCTATCTTTCTTTTGAATGATTTCTAAATCTAAAAAAGAAAGTTTTTCCGCAACCGCCTGCATTAAGGAAGAAGAAGCAGAAAGATTTTTTTGCCCATCTTCATCTTCTGGGTCAACATCAGTTGCCATTTGTGCATAGACACATACATTATCTACACGGCGATATAAATCTTCTAGTTTCAACATAAACTGCAGGTATACATCTTTTGTATCTGCGATATGTCCTTTTTGATTTGCAACTTCGTTTAATAAAGCAAGCACTTTATGATATTCTTCTTCATATGCTTCCTGACTTTGAAACATACTGGATAAATCCCATGTCAAATCTTTATCAATTTCATTTCTTTTCATAGTATCACCTCTTGTTAGTATTGTATGCTAATAAGAAAAAATACACAAGAATAAGAATTTTTTTTAGTTTATGTTATAATTACAATGTATTCGTATATGAAGGAGGAAAAATACTATGTCAACACCACATAATGCAGCAAACAAAGGTGATATTGCGAAAACAGTTTTAATGCCGGGAGATCCATTACGTGCAAAATATATTGCGGAAACATATTTAGAAAATCCAGTACAGTTTAATACGGTAAGAAATATGTTTGGTTATACTGGTACTTATAAAGGAAAGAAAATTTCTGTTATGGGTAGTGGTATGGGTATGCCAAGTATTGGTATTTATTCTTATGAATTGTATAAATTTTACGATGTAGAAAATATCATTCGTATTGGTAGTGCCGGAGCTTATACAGACAAACTTGATTTATTTGATTTGGTACTTGCAGATGGTGCATGGAGTGAATCAACATTTGCGAAAGCACAGGCAGATGTTGATGGAGATGTGATGTATCCAAGTGAAGACTTGAATAAAAAAATCATAGAAGCAGCAGAAAGAGTTAATAAAAAAGTTACTTGTGCTAGAATTCATTCCAGCGATGTATTCTATCATGAAGATAATGTAGATGGACATGAAGAATTTTATGCAAAACATGGATGTGTATGTGTAGAAATGGAAAGTTTTGCATTATTCCACAATGCGAAAGTATTAGGAAAAAATGCAGCATGTTTATTGACGATATCTGATTCATTAGTAACAAGTGCAGCTACAACTGCAGAAGAAAGACAGACTTCTTTTAATGCAATGATGGAAGTAGCATTAGAAGCAGCAATTAGTTTATAAGCTGTTTTTACTTGAGTGTAAAAAGAATATATAGGAGAGTGGTTGATTTTCGATTGACCACTTTTTTTATATTATGCAGATGATTTGACATAGAAGACAACAAATATTATAATGATTGCACAACACCCATAGGGGGTGTGGGAGGTATAAAATGACACCAGAAAGAGAAAAGGCATTAAAAAACTTAAAAACAGCAAAAGGACAGCTGGAAGGTATTATAAAAATGATAGAAGAAGAAAGATATTGTATTGATATTTCTAATCAGATCTTAGCTTCTACAGCACTTTTAAAGAAAGCAAACCTTCATATCCTTAGTGGACATTTGCACAGTTGTGTAAAACAGGCAATGCAACAAGGTGACAGCGAAGAGAAATTAAAGGAAATCGAAGATGTTTTAGGAAAACTGATGAAATAGGAGGTTTTGATTATGGAATTTAAGTATCATGTTAGTGGCATGCATTGTGCTGCATGTTCTGCTGCAGTAGAAAGAATATTAAAAAAGCAGGAAGGAATTGAAACAGCACAGGTAAATCTGGTGATGGAAGAAGTTTTGATACAGGCAGAAGAAGAGAACTTTGATGCCTGGAAAGAAGCAGTAAGCAAAGGTGGATTTGAGCTTGAGAAACTGCAGGATAAAAAAGATGTATCGTATCATAAAAAAGTGGTATGTGATATTTTAGGAATGCAGTGTGCAGCATGCAGTGCTGGTATTGAAAAAGTTTTAAAAAGAACAGAAGGAATTTTAGATGTATCCGTAAATCTATTGTTGAATCAGGCAGAAATAGAATATGATCAAACGAAAATAAAGCTGGAAGAAATTTTTCAAGTGATTCAAAAAGGTGGGTTTGATGCTCGAATTCATCAGGAACAACAGCAGGAAGAAACAAAGAAAAAAGATTATGAAAACGTGCATATTTATGGAACCTTGATCGTTGCTTTTCTATTGTTGTATATCGGTATGTCACATATGCTTGGAAGTTTTGAACTTCCTTTACCGAATATTATTTCCTATAAAACAAACCCTTTTAATTTTGCATTTATTCAGTTTGTACTAGCAACGATCATTGCGATAAGTGGCTGGAAATTTTATTATCGAGGTATACGCTCTTTACTTCATGGGGCAGCGAATATGGACACTTTAGTTGCGATAGGTACAGGAAGTGCATATATTTATTCTGTTTTTTCCTTATTCTCAATTGCCAATGGAAATGTGCATGCAGTTCATTCTCTGTATTTTGAAGGAGCTGGTGTGGTTATCGCATTGGTACAGTTTGGAAAACATTTGGAGGCTATTTCTAAGAAAAAATCAACAGGCGCCATTCAGGCGTTATTACAGCTTCGTCCTAAGACTGCTACCTTATTTAAAAATGGTAAAGAAATGGAAATTTCTGTAGATGAAGTAGTTGTAGGCGATGTTTTGGTTGTAAAAGCAGGAGAGCATATTGCCGTTGATGGAATTGTTGTAGAAGGAGAAAGCAATGTAGATGAGAGCATGCTGAGTGGTGAAAGCATGCCGGTGAAAAAAGGAGTACAGGATGAAGTACATCAAGGAACGATGAATCTTGATGGAAGATTGTTGATGCGCTGCAGTGTTGATAATGAGGATACGACACTTTCAAAAATTATTCGTATGGTGGAAGATGCACAAAGCAAGAAAGCACCAATCGCAAGAATTGCGGATCGTATTTCTATGTATTTTGTACCAATTGTGATGGGGATTGCATTTGTGTCGGCGCTTATATGGTATTTTATTCAAAAAGATGTATCCTTCTCTTTAACGATTTTTGTAAGTGTACTAGTCATTGCCTGTCCTTGTGCATTAGGTCTGGCTACACCAACTGCCATTATGGTAGGAACTGGAAAAGCAGCGCAGCTAGGTATTTTTATTAAAAGTGGAGAAGCTTTGGAAATAGCTAGTCATATCGATTGTGTGGTCTTTGATAAAACAGGAACCATTACGATTGGAAAACCGCTTGTAACCGATGTATTTGCGCAGGATAAACAACAGGTGTTAGCTTATGCGGCAGCTTTGGAACAGGGAAGTGTACACCCTCTTGCAACTGCCATCTTACAAAAAGCAGAGGAAGAACATATATTAGCTCCATCTTTATCAAATATTCAAACAGTGAATGGAAAAGGTGTGTACGCCCAGTTGTCTGAAAAGAAACTGATGGCGGGAAATCGACGTATGATGGAAGAAGAAGGTCTTGATGTTTCTATGTATTTAGAAGCTGAGAAAGCATGCCAGGAAGCTGGTAAAAGTGTTGTATGGGTTTCTTATGATCAGCAGGTCATTGGTATGTTAGCTATTGCGGATAAAATAAAAGATCATGTGCGTGATGTGGTAGAAAGCTTAACAAAAAGTGGAAAAGAAGTATATATGATAAGTGGAGATCATACAAGAACTGCAACTGCAATTGCGAAACAGGCAGGAATTACGAATGTTATAGCGGAAGTTTTGCCACAGGATAAAGCAGAAGAAGTGAAACGATTACAAAAGCTTGGCAAGAAAGTCGCAATGGTAGGAGATGGTATCAATGATGCAATTGCCTTAACACAAAGTGAAGTAGGAATTGCTATTGGAAGTGGAAGCGATGTTGCGATAGAGAGTGCAGATATTGTATTAATGAAAGAAGATATACGTGATGTAGAAACAGCACTTCGTTTATCTCATTCTGTTTTGCGTAATATTAAACAAAATTTATTTTGGGCATTTTTCTATAATACGATTGGAATACCTGTTGCGGCTGGTATTTTATATCCAATTTTCCATATTCTTTTATCACCTGTGTTTGCAGGAGCAGCTATGGCATTTAGTTCTGTATCTGTTGTAAGTAATGCACTTCGTTTAAGGAATTTTAAATAAGAGATGAAAAAACTTTAAAGATATAGTACAATTTACTACAGAATGGAAGGTGTATAGCTTGGAAATGATGGTTTGGATTATCTTTACGCTTATCATTGTAGTAAGTTTTGTAGGTAGTACTTTTTTGAAAAACAATATCTTTAATAAATTATTAAAAGATATGCAGAAACAGGATTTTGATACGTTTTTTAAGCGTTTAGATTCTTTTACGACAAAACTTTTTTATGCTCCCTTTAACAGAGAATACATGCGTTTAAATGCATATTTTCTAATGGGAGATGAAAAGAAAATTAAAGAACAGTTTGATTTAATATTAACGTTGCGTATGAGCAAAAAGCAGGATATCGATATCAGTTTGAAAGCTTTTTACTTCTATATTGATGATAAGAATAAGCAAAAGACAGAAGAAATGCTGCAGCGTATTCAAAAATGTGGAAATGAAGAAATATATACACAGTGTAAGATTATGTCTGCTATTGTAATTGATAAAAGTATTGAATACATTGATGATATGGAAGCACAGGTAAAACAGTGTGAAGGTATCGATAGAGGGATGTTTCATTATTTATTAGGTCTTCAGTATTTAAATAAGAAAGATACACCAAAAGCCATGGAACATTTACAAAGTGCGCAAAAGGATTTGAAAGACTCCCCATATGAATTAAAAATAAAACAAATCATAAAGGAACATAAAAAATAAGAGGATATCATCATTAGTTTCTATATTATAGGGGAAGGACTGGATAACCATTAAAAAAACGTATCGAGATAGATACGTTTTTTTAATGCTATTGTTCAT encodes:
- a CDS encoding IS1182 family transposase; amino-acid sequence: MTITQINQPNYTAYQPYMLLDFEFSFQNDVLKDDLSITILEVLRRIDLSKFIDFHHLDSRSYDPVMMLTVILMAFAEDGYASLRKLEKLCRYDVRYRSITNGFIPSYKSFERFINNTLKESIETIAKEIYLYVQDEKALEEQILYIDGTKFEANANKMTFCWRGWSKRYLPRHWQKCMELLRQVNRYFKKHEIDIHYSILKYPNIEYMIKIDEALENWLKEKEHIRKGRGKHEIAKLCDELKKSAVKMWQYAIQEDILGERNSFSKTDPDATFMHMKYDYYNHTNVFKPGYNVQIGVNNGYIAYQYISSDANDMRTLQPFTEGYKELYGQYPKMEVTDAGYGSYENYSYCKSKGIKGILKYSGYEKKKEKVTDKNRYQLRHMERMEDGTPVCPAGHVFEKERIGVNLQGQYPKMTVYYRNKNCCGCAQRNKCTTSKNGRSARIVPALEKMHTEIDEYLKSEEGKMLMRKRSAQAEGAFADIKQDFEYVRLHRRGESGVKVELILVCIGYNLRKYHNRKKVKNMN
- the pepF gene encoding oligoendopeptidase F; this encodes MKRNEIDKDLTWDLSSMFQSQEAYEEEYHKVLALLNEVANQKGHIADTKDVYLQFMLKLEDLYRRVDNVCVYAQMATDVDPEDEDGQKNLSASSSLMQAVAEKLSFLDLEIIQKKDSIEQYLKEKDCEDFTYPMEEIWRTIPHRQSEEIEDIMAQYSGITRVPEESYSSFRMEFQPVHIDGKEEFLNGGTLNKFLLHPDSNVRKEAFQNYFQEYKRYQNLFINLLGGHAKTQVVNAKLRNFPSALEASLFEDGADKKLYDKVLYMANEKYHSYLHEYFALHKELLHLDTQHYYDTFLPMVKDIDITYSIDESFSILKKALAPLGEDYVEMLETARKERWIDFLPHPGKRSGAYSSGTHDSKPFILTNFTGSYDSLSTLAHELGHSMHSYYSHKHNRPILSSYRIFVAEVASTVNELLLNEYLLKTNDDKQYQAYLLDSLLTQLIGTLYRQPMYALLETKLHAWIEEGKPVSSKDLTQYFLDINHDYFGESVEVDELYRYACYHIPHFYYNFYVYKYTLGMAVAISFVKQILNGNVEEYRSFLTKGGSEAPIDELVHAGVDPRSDDVYNDAFTYFKEILDKFKRLMK
- the deoD gene encoding purine-nucleoside phosphorylase; its protein translation is MSTPHNAANKGDIAKTVLMPGDPLRAKYIAETYLENPVQFNTVRNMFGYTGTYKGKKISVMGSGMGMPSIGIYSYELYKFYDVENIIRIGSAGAYTDKLDLFDLVLADGAWSESTFAKAQADVDGDVMYPSEDLNKKIIEAAERVNKKVTCARIHSSDVFYHEDNVDGHEEFYAKHGCVCVEMESFALFHNAKVLGKNAACLLTISDSLVTSAATTAEERQTSFNAMMEVALEAAISL
- a CDS encoding metal-sensing transcriptional repressor, which codes for MTPEREKALKNLKTAKGQLEGIIKMIEEERYCIDISNQILASTALLKKANLHILSGHLHSCVKQAMQQGDSEEKLKEIEDVLGKLMK
- a CDS encoding heavy metal translocating P-type ATPase, yielding MEFKYHVSGMHCAACSAAVERILKKQEGIETAQVNLVMEEVLIQAEEENFDAWKEAVSKGGFELEKLQDKKDVSYHKKVVCDILGMQCAACSAGIEKVLKRTEGILDVSVNLLLNQAEIEYDQTKIKLEEIFQVIQKGGFDARIHQEQQQEETKKKDYENVHIYGTLIVAFLLLYIGMSHMLGSFELPLPNIISYKTNPFNFAFIQFVLATIIAISGWKFYYRGIRSLLHGAANMDTLVAIGTGSAYIYSVFSLFSIANGNVHAVHSLYFEGAGVVIALVQFGKHLEAISKKKSTGAIQALLQLRPKTATLFKNGKEMEISVDEVVVGDVLVVKAGEHIAVDGIVVEGESNVDESMLSGESMPVKKGVQDEVHQGTMNLDGRLLMRCSVDNEDTTLSKIIRMVEDAQSKKAPIARIADRISMYFVPIVMGIAFVSALIWYFIQKDVSFSLTIFVSVLVIACPCALGLATPTAIMVGTGKAAQLGIFIKSGEALEIASHIDCVVFDKTGTITIGKPLVTDVFAQDKQQVLAYAAALEQGSVHPLATAILQKAEEEHILAPSLSNIQTVNGKGVYAQLSEKKLMAGNRRMMEEEGLDVSMYLEAEKACQEAGKSVVWVSYDQQVIGMLAIADKIKDHVRDVVESLTKSGKEVYMISGDHTRTATAIAKQAGITNVIAEVLPQDKAEEVKRLQKLGKKVAMVGDGINDAIALTQSEVGIAIGSGSDVAIESADIVLMKEDIRDVETALRLSHSVLRNIKQNLFWAFFYNTIGIPVAAGILYPIFHILLSPVFAGAAMAFSSVSVVSNALRLRNFK